One Sphaeramia orbicularis chromosome 21, fSphaOr1.1, whole genome shotgun sequence DNA window includes the following coding sequences:
- the LOC115412628 gene encoding olfactory receptor 6N2-like has product MDEDLNVTYITLGGYVNVQQYRYVYFLIIFIAYILIICCNSTIICLICIHRNLHEPMYIFIAALLVNSVLYSTVVYPKLLIDVLSENQVISYSACLFQLFTFYTLGCSEILLLSAMAYDRYVSICKPLQYPTIMRKTTVTLLLLLAWLIPACHIIVSVILIDNQKFCKFTLQSLFCNNSVFKLHCVNSQASTIYGLIGLLNVFLFPMIFILFTYTRIFLITHRRCKEVRKKAAQTCLPHLLVLISFSLLGTYDVLIVRLEADIPKTARLILTLQLVLYHPLFNPVIYGLKIQEISKHLKNLFFSPTVK; this is encoded by the coding sequence ATGGATGAAGATTTAAATGTCACATATATAACTTTGGGTGGGTATGTGAATGTGCAGCAGTACAGATATGTTTATTTTCTGATCATATTCATTGCATATATTTTAATAATCTGTTGTAATTCAACTATCATTTGTCTGATCTGTATTCACCGAAACCTGCATGAAcctatgtacatttttattgcagctCTGTTAGTGAATTCTGTTCTTTACAGCACTGTGGTCTACCCAAAGCTATTGAttgatgttttatctgaaaatcaGGTCATATCTTATTCAGCCTGTCTGTTTcagctttttacattttatacctTAGGATGTTCAGAAATCCTCCTGTTGTCAGCCATGGCCTATGACAGgtatgtgtctatatgtaaaCCTCTGCAATATCCAACTATCATGAGAAAAACTACGGTAACACTTCTACTGCTTTTAGCTTGGCTGATTCCTGCTTGTCACATTATAGTGTCAGTAATATTGATTGATAATCAAAAGTTCTGTAAATTTACTTTGCAATCTCTTTTTTGCAATAACTCAGTTTTCAAACTCCATTGTGTAAATTCACAAGCATCAACAATATATGGTTTAATTGGTTTGTTAAATGTTTTCCTTTTCCCAATGATATTCATACTTTTTACCTACACCAGAATATTCTTAATAACCCATCGACGTTGTAAAGAAGTCAGGAAAAAAGCTGCACAGACCTGTTTACCCCATCTGCTGGTTTTAATCAGCTTTTCTTTGTTAGGTACATATGATGTTCTAATAGTTCGACTGGAAGCTGATATTCCAAAAACGGCACGTTTAATTTTGACTTTACAGCTTGTTCTGTATCATCCTCTCTTCAATCCAGTCATATACGGACTAAAAATTCAAGAAATTTCTAAACACCTGAAGAATTTGTTCTTTTCACCCACAGTGAAATAA